One stretch of Francisella sp. LA112445 DNA includes these proteins:
- the asd gene encoding aspartate-semialdehyde dehydrogenase has translation MLKVGFIGWRGMVGSVLMSRMIESKDFDDISPTFFSTSQAGQNPSGFMQQYGVLQDAFNIEQLSKMDILLSCQGGEYTKDIHPKLRAHGWQGFWIDAASTLRLDKNSTLVLDPLNHDQIAEAINNGKKDFIGSNCTVSLMSLAIAGLLKENLVEWVNSSTYQAISGSGAAAMQELLEQTSLLNKADDTNQDILTREKTLRKLSKNADLIPQQKTGQTLAYNLLPWIDVAMDNGQTKEEYKAATELNKILDTKKTIPVDGVCVRVPSLRSHSQALTIKLREKLTIEEIKEKISKGNEWVKVVENNKEDTLRDLTPQATSGTLDIAIGRIKPSLLADDIFHCFTVGDQLLWGAAEPLRRVLNIIKTKI, from the coding sequence ATGCTTAAAGTTGGTTTTATTGGTTGGCGAGGAATGGTTGGCTCTGTTTTAATGTCTAGAATGATTGAATCAAAAGATTTTGATGACATTTCACCTACTTTCTTCTCAACATCTCAAGCTGGGCAAAATCCATCGGGTTTTATGCAACAATATGGCGTATTACAAGATGCTTTTAATATAGAGCAACTTAGTAAAATGGATATCCTGTTAAGTTGTCAAGGCGGAGAATATACAAAAGATATCCATCCAAAACTTAGAGCCCATGGTTGGCAAGGTTTTTGGATAGATGCTGCTTCAACACTGCGCCTAGATAAAAACAGCACTCTAGTACTAGATCCATTAAATCACGATCAAATAGCTGAAGCTATAAATAATGGTAAAAAAGATTTTATTGGAAGCAACTGCACAGTTAGCTTAATGTCCCTTGCTATAGCTGGTTTATTAAAAGAAAATCTTGTTGAATGGGTTAATTCTAGCACCTATCAAGCTATTTCAGGTTCTGGTGCTGCAGCAATGCAGGAGTTACTAGAGCAAACATCTTTATTAAACAAAGCTGACGATACTAACCAAGATATTTTAACAAGAGAGAAAACTCTACGTAAACTATCAAAAAATGCTGATTTGATACCTCAGCAAAAGACTGGTCAGACACTTGCCTATAACCTTCTGCCATGGATAGATGTTGCTATGGATAATGGTCAAACTAAAGAAGAGTATAAAGCAGCAACAGAGCTTAACAAAATCCTTGATACTAAGAAAACTATTCCAGTTGATGGCGTATGTGTAAGAGTGCCTAGTTTAAGATCTCATTCTCAAGCACTAACTATAAAGCTTAGAGAAAAACTAACTATCGAAGAAATTAAAGAAAAGATCTCTAAAGGTAATGAATGGGTCAAAGTAGTTGAAAACAATAAAGAAGATACATTAAGAGACCTAACACCTCAAGCAACTTCTGGAACTTTAGATATTGCTATTGGACGTATTAAACCATCGCTATTAGCTGATGATATATTTCATTGTTTCACAGTAGGTGACCAGCTACTTTGGGGCGCAGCTGAACCTTTAAGAAGAGTATTAAATATCATAAAAACAAAAATCTAA
- the murF gene encoding UDP-N-acetylmuramoyl-tripeptide--D-alanyl-D-alanine ligase has protein sequence MIKSLKQLAIQAGLEYIGEDISIQTVAINSNEIKQDALFVAIVANRDGHEFIPSAITNGAKALLVSKKQDLDIPQVVCANTIKGLRALAKEYRKSLKMPIISLTGSCGKTTVKEMIVTLLSGKKVHFTQGNFNNYLGVPMTILETPQDFDFAVVEAGTNVGGEIKAAADIIQPDIAMITNVGASHLENLKTLDGVMIEKGELLKALPSDGYCIVNLDDERIPNYVDKLNCHKITCSMSNKSADILLLDYQVSSECYDVKVRIFDKEYTYKLPNIGKHNLLNSILAIASVVAAGIKPAEFLSNTQKIKSYKGRFTSEKITDKLTLVDDTYNASVAAMKAAVDDLTDFKGKKILVASSMKELGDEAENYHRQMGQWLKQANLDKVFLFGDSQLMNCVLKQVDGHRVSYYKSKQSLNNDLLDFIKKSQLSETKIIVKGARSYKMEEIVEHIRISFSKKNK, from the coding sequence ATGATCAAATCACTAAAACAGCTAGCGATACAAGCAGGCTTAGAATACATCGGTGAAGATATTTCAATTCAAACAGTAGCTATTAACTCAAATGAAATAAAACAAGATGCTTTATTTGTGGCAATTGTAGCTAATCGTGATGGACATGAGTTTATTCCTAGTGCTATTACTAACGGAGCAAAGGCTCTTTTAGTTTCAAAGAAGCAAGATTTAGATATTCCACAAGTAGTTTGTGCTAACACTATCAAAGGTTTAAGAGCTTTAGCAAAAGAATATCGTAAATCATTAAAGATGCCGATAATTTCTCTAACAGGAAGCTGTGGGAAAACAACAGTAAAGGAGATGATTGTAACTCTTTTATCTGGTAAAAAAGTGCATTTCACACAAGGTAATTTTAATAACTATCTTGGTGTGCCAATGACAATATTAGAAACACCTCAAGATTTTGATTTTGCAGTAGTTGAGGCTGGTACAAATGTTGGTGGTGAGATAAAAGCAGCAGCTGATATTATTCAACCAGATATTGCTATGATTACAAATGTTGGAGCAAGCCATTTAGAAAATCTAAAAACTTTAGATGGTGTGATGATAGAAAAGGGTGAGCTTTTGAAAGCATTACCTAGCGATGGTTATTGTATAGTGAATCTTGATGATGAAAGGATTCCTAATTATGTAGATAAGTTGAATTGTCATAAGATAACTTGTTCAATGAGTAACAAGTCTGCTGATATTTTACTTCTAGATTACCAAGTATCATCAGAGTGCTATGATGTTAAAGTTAGAATTTTTGATAAAGAATATACTTATAAATTACCTAATATTGGTAAGCATAATTTACTTAATAGTATATTAGCTATAGCGAGCGTAGTTGCTGCAGGTATAAAGCCAGCTGAGTTTTTATCAAATACTCAAAAAATTAAGAGCTACAAAGGACGATTTACCAGTGAAAAAATAACTGATAAATTAACTTTAGTTGATGACACTTATAACGCTAGTGTTGCTGCAATGAAAGCAGCTGTTGATGATTTAACTGATTTTAAAGGTAAGAAAATACTTGTTGCAAGCTCTATGAAAGAGTTAGGTGATGAAGCTGAGAATTACCATAGGCAAATGGGACAATGGCTAAAGCAAGCAAACTTAGATAAGGTATTTTTATTTGGTGATAGCCAATTGATGAATTGTGTGCTTAAGCAAGTAGATGGTCATAGAGTAAGTTATTATAAATCAAAGCAAAGCTTAAATAATGACTTGCTAGATTTTATAAAAAAATCTCAGCTATCTGAGACTAAAATAATAGTCAAAGGGGCTAGAAGCTATAAGATGGAAGAGATAGTTGAGCATATAAGAATTTCTTTTTCTAAAAAAAATAAATAG
- a CDS encoding DUF5677 domain-containing protein gives MEYRYFEIWDKFILARDKLFSDIKFKNQKEKFILVLEARINSLTEELLFLARNSRYTSSQILMRSTIETYIDLKCLVQDDSFIDVLIQSERESEKKYLENFSPNNKYYGLQFENDVQNRLKKLYKDNDKSKHIRIYQKFEKVGELDFYRTVYNYLCRHTHGNITALASKHFEDDKIKLNRSLISNSEFTFILSSSINTAIASTLEVLEEFNFKTENTILFREFIDDVNKLVNIDSNSNK, from the coding sequence ATGGAATATAGATATTTTGAAATTTGGGATAAGTTTATCCTGGCACGAGATAAGTTATTTTCGGATATTAAATTTAAAAATCAGAAAGAAAAATTTATATTAGTGTTAGAGGCACGAATTAATTCTTTAACTGAAGAACTACTTTTCCTAGCTAGAAACTCAAGATATACTTCAAGTCAAATTCTAATGAGAAGCACAATTGAGACATATATAGATTTAAAATGCTTAGTTCAAGACGATTCTTTTATTGATGTTTTAATACAATCTGAAAGAGAATCTGAAAAAAAATATTTAGAAAATTTTAGTCCAAATAATAAGTATTATGGATTACAGTTTGAAAATGATGTTCAAAATAGATTAAAAAAGCTTTATAAAGATAACGACAAGTCAAAGCATATTAGAATATATCAAAAATTTGAGAAAGTGGGCGAGTTGGATTTTTATAGAACAGTTTATAATTATTTATGTCGACATACTCATGGCAATATTACGGCGCTTGCGTCTAAACACTTTGAGGATGATAAAATTAAATTAAATAGATCTTTAATAAGTAACTCTGAATTTACATTTATATTATCTTCATCAATAAATACAGCTATAGCATCGACACTCGAAGTTTTAGAAGAGTTTAATTTTAAAACAGAAAATACTATATTATTTAGGGAATTTATTGATGATGTTAATAAACTTGTAAATATAGATAGTAATAGTAACAAATAA
- a CDS encoding homoserine kinase, producing the protein MKLANVNFAKAFAPATSANFAVGYDLLGFALEGVGDTIELIKRDDNNLVIKQISGTTGADKLPYDSDKNVATAVIKKFLTDKNINIGFDVYIHKGITLGSGMGGSAASSVAALVAMNAFFEQPLSYDELVDYAIYGESLISGAYHGDNAVPCMYGGLVLLQSSKPCKKIQLPIADCKVAIVCPDLSIETKQARELLKEPYDLSTIVKHGACLASVISALYTKDLDLLSDNLKDILVEPRRAKLITGFYDVKNAAYNAGALGCGISGSGPTMFALATEDNIAKVSQAMQNKFNEFNLKSDSWISTMSDKGAYILEKG; encoded by the coding sequence ATGAAATTAGCGAATGTAAATTTTGCTAAAGCTTTTGCGCCAGCTACTAGTGCTAATTTTGCGGTTGGCTATGATCTGTTAGGCTTTGCTTTAGAAGGCGTAGGTGACACTATAGAGCTTATCAAAAGAGATGATAATAACTTAGTTATAAAGCAAATATCTGGTACAACAGGGGCAGATAAGCTTCCATATGATAGCGATAAAAATGTTGCTACAGCTGTTATCAAAAAATTCTTAACTGATAAAAATATAAACATAGGCTTTGATGTTTATATTCATAAGGGAATAACTCTTGGTTCAGGAATGGGTGGCTCAGCAGCATCTTCAGTAGCAGCGCTAGTCGCTATGAATGCTTTCTTTGAACAGCCATTATCATATGATGAGCTGGTTGATTATGCGATCTATGGTGAGAGTCTTATATCTGGTGCTTATCATGGGGATAACGCAGTACCTTGTATGTACGGTGGTTTAGTTTTACTGCAAAGCTCAAAACCATGTAAAAAAATACAGTTACCAATTGCTGATTGTAAAGTGGCTATAGTTTGTCCTGACTTATCAATCGAGACAAAACAAGCTAGAGAACTTCTAAAAGAACCATATGATTTATCAACAATCGTTAAGCATGGTGCATGTTTAGCTTCAGTAATAAGTGCTTTGTATACAAAAGATTTAGATTTATTAAGTGATAACTTAAAAGATATACTTGTTGAGCCAAGAAGAGCAAAATTAATTACTGGTTTTTATGATGTCAAAAATGCTGCATATAATGCTGGTGCACTTGGATGTGGGATATCAGGATCTGGACCTACAATGTTTGCACTGGCAACAGAAGATAATATTGCAAAAGTTAGCCAAGCTATGCAAAATAAATTTAATGAATTTAACTTAAAGTCTGACAGTTGGATTAGCACTATGAGTGACAAAGGTGCATATATATTAGAGAAAGGGTAG
- the thrC gene encoding threonine synthase — MNFISTRDKDIKVSLSEAMQSGLAPDGGLFVPERFPTVNWQNFDENISYAEFAANTLREFFKGDELESSLDKICKNAFTFAVPVKRLDDNTSILELFHGPTLSFKDFGARFLANCLSSINSDKPFTILVATSGDTGSAVAAAFHGKSNIRVVVMFPKDKISKRQEKQITCWGDNIQAVEVEGVFDDCQALVKEAFKTSWWTDKTKLNTSNSINIGRLLPQSTYYAYTSWQYYLQTGKKANYIVPSGNIGNITAAFWAKQMGFPIDEISMSLNANDTVIDYLNTGEFNPRASVETLANAMDVGNPSNFERLLYLLGNYENFKNNIKATCVSDAEIKDEIKQVYKQYNEIVCPHTATGFVARKQSDSNKDYIIVATAHPAKFESVIEPVLDIEVAPTEALQQLLDKKQHKVSIDKSMNELCEVYSKAFDI; from the coding sequence ATGAATTTTATTAGTACAAGAGATAAAGATATTAAAGTTTCACTAAGTGAGGCTATGCAGTCAGGGTTAGCTCCTGATGGTGGATTATTTGTCCCAGAAAGATTCCCAACAGTTAATTGGCAGAACTTTGATGAAAATATAAGCTATGCTGAGTTTGCTGCAAATACATTAAGAGAGTTTTTTAAGGGTGATGAGCTAGAAAGTTCATTAGATAAAATCTGTAAAAATGCATTTACTTTTGCAGTGCCAGTAAAAAGATTGGATGATAATACTTCTATTTTAGAACTTTTTCATGGTCCAACTTTGTCATTTAAGGACTTTGGTGCAAGGTTTTTAGCAAATTGTTTAAGCTCTATCAATAGTGATAAACCTTTTACTATATTAGTTGCAACTTCTGGTGATACTGGATCTGCTGTAGCAGCAGCATTTCATGGTAAGAGCAATATCCGAGTGGTAGTGATGTTTCCTAAAGATAAAATATCTAAGAGACAGGAAAAACAAATAACTTGTTGGGGTGATAATATCCAAGCTGTAGAAGTTGAGGGTGTATTTGATGACTGTCAAGCACTGGTAAAAGAAGCCTTCAAGACATCTTGGTGGACAGATAAGACAAAACTAAATACATCAAATAGTATAAATATTGGTAGATTGCTACCTCAATCAACTTATTATGCATATACTTCATGGCAGTATTATCTACAAACTGGTAAAAAAGCTAACTATATTGTACCATCTGGAAATATTGGTAATATAACAGCTGCTTTTTGGGCTAAGCAAATGGGCTTCCCAATCGATGAAATATCAATGAGCTTAAATGCAAATGATACTGTCATAGACTATTTAAATACAGGTGAATTTAATCCAAGAGCTAGTGTCGAGACTTTAGCAAATGCAATGGATGTTGGTAATCCTAGTAATTTTGAGAGATTATTATATCTGTTAGGTAATTATGAGAATTTCAAAAATAATATAAAAGCTACGTGTGTATCAGATGCCGAAATAAAGGATGAAATAAAGCAAGTATATAAACAATATAACGAAATTGTTTGTCCTCATACAGCAACTGGCTTTGTAGCTAGAAAGCAAAGTGATAGCAACAAAGATTATATAATTGTAGCTACAGCGCATCCAGCTAAATTTGAATCTGTTATTGAGCCGGTATTAGATATAGAAGTTGCTCCAACAGAAGCGTTACAGCAATTATTAGATAAAAAGCAACATAAAGTATCAATAGATAAGTCTATGAATGAGCTTTGTGAAGTTTACTCAAAGGCTTTTGATATTTAA
- the glyQ gene encoding glycine--tRNA ligase subunit alpha codes for MLTFQEIILKLHHYWASKGCAIIQPLDMEVGAGTFHPATTLRAIGPEPWTAAYVQPSRRPTDGRYGENPNRTQHYYQYQVVMKPSPDNIQELYLGSLKELGIDALENDIRFVEDNWESPTLGAWGLGWEVWSNGMEITQFTYFQQVGGLECKPVMGEITYGLERLAMYIQNVDSMYDLLWANTQNGPLYYRDVFLQNEVEMSTYNFEEANVEELFKQFDLLEKEGYRLVEKNLPIPAYEFVLKASHTFNLLDARHAISVTERQGYILRVRKLALEVAKEYYSAREKLGFPAFKK; via the coding sequence ATGCTTACATTTCAAGAAATTATTTTAAAGTTACATCATTACTGGGCATCTAAAGGATGTGCTATTATTCAGCCATTAGATATGGAAGTAGGTGCTGGTACATTTCATCCAGCGACAACTCTAAGAGCAATAGGTCCAGAGCCATGGACAGCAGCTTATGTTCAGCCATCTAGACGTCCTACAGATGGTCGCTATGGTGAGAATCCAAACCGTACGCAACACTATTATCAGTATCAGGTTGTAATGAAGCCATCTCCAGATAATATTCAAGAACTATATTTAGGTTCTTTAAAAGAACTTGGTATAGATGCTTTAGAAAATGATATTCGTTTTGTTGAGGATAACTGGGAGTCGCCAACACTAGGTGCTTGGGGACTTGGTTGGGAAGTATGGTCTAACGGTATGGAAATTACACAGTTTACATATTTCCAACAAGTTGGTGGACTGGAGTGTAAACCTGTGATGGGTGAGATTACATACGGTCTTGAACGTCTTGCAATGTATATCCAAAATGTTGATAGTATGTATGATTTACTTTGGGCAAATACTCAAAATGGGCCTTTATATTATCGTGATGTATTTCTACAAAATGAAGTTGAGATGTCTACCTATAACTTTGAAGAGGCAAATGTTGAAGAGTTATTTAAACAGTTTGATTTGCTAGAGAAAGAAGGTTACAGACTAGTTGAAAAAAATCTTCCAATTCCTGCTTATGAGTTTGTTTTGAAAGCTTCTCATACTTTTAACTTGTTAGATGCTCGTCATGCAATATCAGTAACAGAGAGACAGGGATATATTTTACGAGTTAGAAAGTTAGCTTTAGAAGTTGCTAAGGAATATTATAGTGCTAGAGAAAAACTAGGCTTTCCAGCTTTTAAAAAGTAG
- the thrA gene encoding bifunctional aspartate kinase/homoserine dehydrogenase I — MIVHKFGGSSLATAEKIKNVSNIIECHDEAVVVSASAKTTSNLQKAIDQAILGSDYDETLNLILEHHTQIINELTPEDTTIKALVIRDLRNIRNILNTITITNFCADNLRFFILGFGEIWSANILTAYLKSKGKNAYFIDASDCLIVNDRSYPVTVNWQKSLEELETIKRENPADVYVITGFIAQNKYGKRTILGLNCSDYSAAIFAKLLQAEKLYIWTDVAGVYSANPQVVPEAKPLTQLTYKEALELAYFGASVVHPLTITPMALERTPIYIKSSYAPEEPGTKICADKDENQGLIKGLTSVSDVAIVRVQGAGMIGVSGISYKVFGALEKAEISVMMISQASSEYSICFAIDSINADKATETLKQEFASEIKSNLIEEIVVHKHHSLITAVGEGMRAKTGSLAKLVNSLRLANINIHAIAQGSSERSVTFAVKTEDEARGVQAMHRHYNTISDDIAIAVIGAGNIGKEFIKQMKQTYQKWYEKGINLILIGATNSKQMRIVYENLLFENVDTLLEENIEPVNLEKLAEFMSRASAVKKIIIDTTASEEVSKSYINFLQKGISIVTPNKYANSGNYDYYQELRKVAGESGSMFLYETNVCAGLPLIATLQSMVRSGDQVKAISGIFSGTLSYLFTQLNNGVIFSDAVKMAYDAGYTEPDPRQDLSGMDVARKTIILAREIGLNLSLTDLTVENLVPEELRECSVEEFFEKLPTFNDQIMNQIKEKKQDLAGVHYVGSINNGAANVGIQAYNEASPFANVKGTDNIVMINTQRYTQPMVIQGAGAGIEVTAAGVYGDVITVIREK, encoded by the coding sequence ATGATAGTACATAAATTTGGAGGAAGTAGTCTCGCTACAGCAGAAAAAATAAAAAATGTGTCTAATATTATAGAATGTCATGATGAAGCTGTGGTTGTTTCTGCATCAGCAAAAACTACGAGCAATTTGCAAAAAGCTATAGATCAAGCAATTCTAGGTAGTGACTACGATGAGACACTTAATCTGATTTTGGAGCACCATACTCAGATTATTAATGAGCTAACTCCAGAAGATACAACTATCAAAGCCTTAGTTATTAGAGATTTACGGAATATAAGAAATATATTAAATACTATTACTATTACAAACTTTTGTGCTGATAACTTAAGATTCTTTATTCTAGGGTTTGGGGAAATATGGTCAGCAAATATCTTAACAGCATATTTAAAATCAAAAGGTAAGAATGCATACTTTATAGATGCTTCTGATTGTTTGATTGTTAATGATCGTAGCTATCCTGTTACTGTAAATTGGCAGAAAAGTTTAGAAGAACTTGAAACTATCAAAAGAGAAAATCCAGCGGATGTATATGTTATAACAGGGTTTATTGCTCAGAATAAATATGGTAAGAGAACTATTTTAGGTCTAAACTGTAGTGACTATTCAGCAGCAATCTTTGCAAAATTATTACAAGCTGAGAAACTATATATTTGGACAGATGTAGCAGGTGTATATAGTGCAAACCCTCAAGTTGTGCCAGAGGCAAAACCTCTAACTCAGTTAACTTATAAAGAGGCGTTGGAGTTAGCTTATTTTGGCGCATCTGTTGTTCATCCTCTGACTATTACACCTATGGCTTTAGAGAGAACTCCTATTTATATAAAAAGTAGCTATGCTCCTGAAGAACCAGGTACTAAGATTTGTGCAGATAAAGATGAAAATCAAGGACTTATTAAAGGTTTAACAAGTGTATCAGATGTTGCTATAGTTCGAGTACAAGGTGCTGGGATGATTGGGGTATCAGGTATATCATATAAAGTATTTGGAGCTTTAGAAAAAGCCGAAATATCTGTGATGATGATATCTCAAGCAAGCTCTGAGTATTCTATATGCTTTGCTATAGATAGCATAAATGCGGATAAGGCTACAGAAACTTTAAAGCAAGAATTTGCTAGTGAAATAAAAAGCAATCTTATAGAGGAGATAGTTGTTCATAAACATCACTCGTTAATTACCGCTGTTGGTGAAGGTATGAGAGCGAAAACAGGATCACTCGCAAAATTAGTAAACTCACTTAGATTAGCAAATATAAATATACATGCTATTGCGCAAGGATCATCGGAACGAAGTGTTACTTTTGCTGTTAAAACAGAAGATGAAGCACGCGGCGTTCAAGCAATGCATCGTCATTATAATACTATAAGTGATGATATTGCTATTGCTGTGATTGGGGCAGGAAATATTGGTAAAGAGTTTATCAAACAAATGAAACAAACATATCAAAAATGGTATGAAAAGGGTATTAATCTTATACTTATTGGAGCAACTAATTCAAAGCAGATGAGAATTGTATATGAAAATCTGTTGTTTGAAAATGTAGATACTTTACTTGAAGAAAATATCGAGCCAGTAAATTTAGAGAAATTAGCAGAATTTATGTCTCGTGCTTCAGCAGTTAAAAAAATCATTATTGATACAACTGCAAGTGAAGAGGTATCAAAAAGTTATATTAACTTCTTACAAAAAGGTATAAGTATTGTAACACCAAATAAATACGCAAATTCTGGTAACTATGATTATTATCAAGAATTAAGAAAGGTTGCTGGTGAGAGTGGCTCTATGTTTCTATATGAAACAAATGTTTGTGCAGGGTTACCTCTTATTGCGACTTTACAGAGTATGGTGCGAAGTGGCGATCAGGTTAAAGCAATTAGTGGTATTTTCTCTGGGACATTAAGCTATTTATTTACACAGCTAAACAATGGTGTGATCTTCTCAGATGCTGTAAAAATGGCATATGATGCTGGTTATACTGAGCCTGATCCACGTCAAGATTTATCTGGAATGGATGTGGCTAGAAAGACTATAATTTTAGCTAGAGAAATAGGCTTAAATCTTAGCTTAACTGATCTAACAGTAGAAAACTTAGTTCCAGAAGAACTTAGAGAATGTAGCGTTGAAGAGTTCTTTGAAAAGCTGCCAACATTTAATGATCAGATAATGAATCAAATAAAAGAGAAGAAACAAGATCTAGCAGGGGTGCACTATGTAGGCTCTATTAATAATGGAGCTGCAAATGTTGGTATTCAGGCTTATAATGAAGCTAGCCCCTTTGCTAATGTTAAAGGTACTGATAATATAGTAATGATAAACACACAAAGATATACACAGCCAATGGTTATTCAAGGAGCTGGTGCAGGTATCGAAGTAACTGCTGCGGGTGTTTACGGTGATGTTATAACTGTAATAAGAGAAAAATAA
- a CDS encoding UDP-N-acetylmuramoyl-L-alanyl-D-glutamate--2,6-diaminopimelate ligase — MRSISQILKFLGVQNLSEDDFEIQSLYLDSRKCDSGSAFIALKGQTTDGNKYINTVISQGVSLVFTDSAEFEDGNKVFYVKDLKDKLANLAIWFYAYKKPSNIIGITGTNGKTSISNYIAQFLDLNAQKTLLLGTNGNGIYPNLKESSHTTLDVLSLYQTTSSYSDYQNLVMEVSSHSLDQKRTEGLDFDIAVFSNLSHDHLDYHKTMQSYFEAKAKLFKFDSLRKAVINIDDDYGQKLCDLCSCEVITVSLKSNQADVYIDVKAIENMQTSFELYAFQEYLGIYQTALVGEFNLMNLALSFAALDGYLLREELLENIINIRPVKGRMEIIQLYNGAKVIIDYAHTPDALEKALQTLQDYSQNTLWSIFGCGGDRDATKRPEMAKIAEKYADKIIVTEDNNRFENIDNIFNDIKKGFNNVDQHKFIPSRKNAIEYAIEKSKIGDIILLAGKGHECYLDKNGVKEYFDEREVVRKYK; from the coding sequence ATGAGATCTATCAGTCAAATATTAAAATTTTTGGGTGTTCAAAACTTATCTGAAGATGATTTTGAAATACAGTCTTTATATTTAGATAGTCGTAAATGTGATAGTGGGTCAGCCTTTATAGCTTTAAAAGGGCAAACCACTGATGGGAATAAGTATATTAATACTGTTATTTCTCAAGGAGTAAGTTTAGTTTTTACTGATAGTGCTGAATTTGAGGATGGGAATAAAGTTTTTTACGTCAAGGATTTAAAGGATAAGTTAGCAAACTTAGCTATATGGTTTTATGCTTATAAAAAGCCCTCAAATATAATAGGTATAACTGGCACAAATGGTAAGACCTCAATTTCTAACTATATTGCACAATTTCTAGATTTGAATGCTCAAAAAACATTACTACTAGGTACAAATGGTAATGGTATTTATCCTAATCTAAAAGAAAGTTCTCATACTACGCTAGATGTTTTATCTCTATATCAAACTACATCAAGTTATAGTGATTATCAAAATTTGGTTATGGAAGTATCTTCCCACTCATTAGATCAGAAACGTACCGAAGGCTTAGATTTTGATATTGCAGTATTTAGTAACCTTAGCCATGATCATCTTGATTATCATAAAACTATGCAGAGCTACTTTGAAGCGAAAGCTAAACTATTTAAGTTTGATAGTTTAAGGAAAGCTGTTATAAACATAGATGATGATTATGGACAAAAGCTTTGTGATCTTTGTAGTTGTGAAGTTATAACTGTAAGCTTAAAATCAAATCAGGCTGATGTGTATATAGATGTTAAAGCTATTGAAAATATGCAAACAAGTTTTGAACTATATGCTTTTCAGGAATACCTTGGAATTTATCAAACAGCTTTGGTTGGTGAGTTTAATCTAATGAATTTGGCTTTAAGTTTTGCTGCTTTAGATGGGTATCTTCTTAGGGAGGAACTTTTAGAGAATATAATTAATATCCGACCCGTAAAGGGGCGTATGGAAATTATTCAGTTATATAATGGAGCTAAGGTCATAATCGATTATGCACATACTCCTGATGCTCTAGAAAAAGCCTTACAAACATTACAAGATTATTCTCAAAATACCTTATGGAGTATCTTTGGTTGTGGTGGAGATAGAGATGCTACAAAGAGACCTGAGATGGCTAAAATTGCTGAAAAATATGCTGATAAAATAATTGTTACAGAAGATAATAACCGATTTGAAAATATAGATAATATTTTTAATGATATTAAAAAAGGATTTAATAATGTAGATCAGCATAAGTTTATTCCATCGCGTAAGAATGCTATCGAATATGCAATTGAGAAATCTAAAATTGGAGATATTATTCTTTTAGCTGGAAAAGGTCATGAATGCTATCTCGACAAGAATGGTGTTAAAGAGTATTTTGATGAGCGAGAGGTTGTTAGAAAATATAAGTAA